One window of Ignavibacteriales bacterium genomic DNA carries:
- the kdpF gene encoding K(+)-transporting ATPase subunit F → MVILLIISILIGLYLFYVLIKPEKF, encoded by the coding sequence ATGGTAATTCTTTTGATAATAAGTATACTGATTGGTCTTTACCTTTTCTATGTATTAATCAAGCCTGAAAAATTTTAA